One window of Microbacterium sp. Root61 genomic DNA carries:
- a CDS encoding ROK family protein, giving the protein MTKDAVLGLDVGGSSVKYRLASVTRSDRMPDALDEGRAPTPAEDPVAGLAELARRVTAGVRLDAVAVAIPGIVDAERGTVVRSANLPALNGLELGPRLSDMIGVPVSVLNDGRAAAVAEARWGAGAGIRDVFTLALGTGIAGAHVVDGVVVDGAHGSAGELGHVVIEPNGAWCTCGQRGCLETVIGAPALRRAWSSAGGEGAPSAMFAAYEACDARAVEIVNRAADALADAILTLLALVDPGVIVIGGGLATSPHRLVTLTAASVAERATFHRVVPIVPARLGRWAGAVGAVAQAQTLAARTEEAVA; this is encoded by the coding sequence GTGACGAAGGACGCTGTGCTCGGTCTCGATGTCGGAGGCTCGAGCGTGAAGTACCGGCTTGCCTCGGTGACCCGCTCCGATCGGATGCCCGACGCACTCGACGAGGGGCGCGCGCCCACACCGGCCGAGGATCCTGTGGCCGGACTCGCCGAGTTGGCGCGCCGCGTGACCGCCGGAGTGCGACTGGATGCCGTCGCCGTCGCCATCCCCGGCATCGTCGATGCGGAGCGCGGCACGGTCGTGCGTTCGGCTAACCTGCCTGCCTTGAACGGGCTGGAGCTCGGGCCGCGGCTGTCCGACATGATCGGCGTGCCGGTCAGCGTGCTCAACGACGGCCGCGCCGCGGCGGTGGCGGAAGCGCGCTGGGGTGCCGGCGCCGGGATCCGCGACGTGTTCACCCTCGCTCTGGGTACCGGCATCGCCGGTGCTCACGTCGTCGACGGCGTAGTCGTGGACGGCGCCCACGGGTCGGCGGGTGAACTCGGACACGTCGTCATCGAACCGAACGGCGCATGGTGCACCTGCGGGCAGCGAGGATGTCTGGAGACCGTCATCGGGGCGCCGGCGCTGCGTCGGGCATGGTCATCGGCGGGTGGGGAGGGGGCGCCCTCTGCGATGTTCGCCGCGTACGAGGCATGCGACGCGCGTGCCGTCGAGATCGTCAACCGTGCTGCGGATGCTCTGGCCGATGCGATCCTCACCCTCCTCGCTCTGGTGGACCCCGGCGTCATCGTGATCGGCGGCGGGCTCGCGACGTCGCCGCACCGGCTGGTGACGCTCACAGCGGCATCCGTCGCCGAGCGCGCGACCTTCCACCGCGTGGTCCCGATCGTGCCGGCGCGCCTGGGGCGCTGGGCCGGGGCCGTCGGAGCGGTCGCGCAGGCGCAGACACTCGCTGCGCGGACCGAGGAGGCTGTGGCCTGA
- a CDS encoding copper homeostasis protein CutC produces MAITMELLAQDAAAVRIAREIGAERVELCQALALGGLTPSIATIEQAVATASGEVEVHVLVRARPGGFRYSSGEFDVMVNDVRAAMAAGAAGVVVGCLDEAGGFDIAGMRRLRDAAGHGSVAVHRAIDVCADPFAALDELVSLGVTRVLTSGAASTAVEGAEMIRALVAHAEDEIAVMAGSGVTADNIPLVLATGVRDVHFSAKRAVPDTSGVSMGYATAEGVGPYDIVDVDVARAIAAAVQHFSAAQGGAPA; encoded by the coding sequence ATGGCGATCACCATGGAGCTGCTGGCTCAGGATGCTGCGGCCGTGCGTATTGCGCGCGAGATCGGGGCCGAGCGCGTCGAGCTGTGTCAGGCGCTGGCGCTGGGCGGACTCACGCCCTCCATCGCGACGATCGAGCAGGCGGTCGCCACGGCTTCGGGCGAGGTCGAGGTGCATGTGCTGGTTCGCGCCCGTCCCGGGGGATTCCGCTACTCTTCGGGCGAGTTTGACGTCATGGTCAACGACGTGCGCGCCGCGATGGCGGCGGGTGCGGCGGGAGTCGTCGTCGGCTGTCTGGATGAGGCCGGCGGATTCGACATCGCGGGCATGCGGCGGCTGCGAGATGCCGCCGGGCACGGGAGCGTCGCCGTCCATCGGGCGATCGATGTGTGTGCCGACCCGTTCGCCGCGCTCGATGAGCTCGTCAGCCTCGGCGTGACGCGCGTCCTCACTTCGGGGGCAGCCTCGACAGCGGTCGAGGGCGCCGAGATGATCCGCGCGCTCGTCGCGCACGCCGAGGACGAGATCGCCGTCATGGCGGGCTCCGGCGTGACGGCGGACAACATCCCGCTCGTGCTCGCGACCGGGGTGCGAGACGTGCACTTCTCGGCCAAGCGCGCCGTGCCCGACACCTCCGGCGTCTCCATGGGATACGCGACGGCGGAGGGCGTCGGGCCGTACGACATCGTCGATGTCGACGTGGCCCGCGCCATCGCCGCTGCGGTGCAGCACTTCTCCGCAGCGCAGGGCGGTGCGCCCGCGTGA
- a CDS encoding ABC transporter ATP-binding protein — MSALEVSPLLQIRDLEVTFRTDEGAIPAVKGIDLDIHRGEVLALVGESGSGKSVTAMAILSLLPATATRTGSILMNGDELTSLSEQELNGVRGRVVSMVFQEPMTALNPAMRIGDQIAEALLNHGICSKDDAAERAVGLLRRVGIPDPERRALGYAHEMSGGQRQRVVIAIALACEPQLIIADEPTTALDVTVQAEILDLIRVLAREQGTAFLLVTHNMGVVADIADRVAVMYRGELVEDGTVMQVLRAPSADYTKRLLSAVPRLPEPGEFAPLAGRPPASEGVPVLSLRDASVTYRKAGKTFTALDAVTVDIGAGEILGLVGESGSGKSTLGRVALGLTPMTGDVHLFGQKIGKGGLRGRAERRLRGRVGAIFQDPGSSLDPRTTVGDSIAEPLIVQRTLTPMSARDRSARVRELLEAVELPASYQTRFPHELSGGQRQRIGLARAIALEPELIIADEPTSALDVSVQAAVLKVLRDLQARMNFACLFISHDLAVVHEFSHRVAVMSAGSIVEIGDTDAVLLHPQHPYSRRLLASVPIPDPVSQRERRIARLASESAA; from the coding sequence ATGAGCGCGCTCGAGGTGTCTCCCCTCCTGCAGATCCGCGATCTCGAGGTGACCTTCCGGACCGATGAAGGCGCGATCCCCGCGGTGAAGGGCATCGACCTCGACATCCATCGCGGCGAGGTTCTCGCGCTGGTGGGCGAGTCCGGCTCGGGCAAGTCCGTCACCGCGATGGCGATCCTCTCCTTGCTGCCGGCGACGGCGACTCGCACCGGATCGATCCTCATGAACGGCGACGAACTGACCTCGCTGTCCGAGCAGGAACTGAACGGCGTACGCGGCCGAGTGGTCTCAATGGTCTTCCAGGAGCCGATGACGGCGCTGAACCCCGCGATGAGGATCGGCGACCAGATCGCCGAGGCCCTGTTGAATCACGGGATCTGCTCGAAGGACGACGCCGCCGAGCGGGCCGTCGGGCTGTTGCGACGCGTCGGCATCCCCGACCCCGAACGTCGTGCTCTCGGGTACGCGCACGAGATGTCCGGCGGTCAGCGACAGCGGGTCGTGATCGCGATCGCGCTGGCCTGCGAGCCCCAGCTGATCATCGCCGACGAACCCACGACCGCTCTGGACGTGACGGTCCAGGCCGAGATCCTGGACCTCATCCGTGTGCTCGCGCGCGAGCAAGGCACGGCGTTCCTGTTGGTGACGCACAACATGGGCGTGGTGGCGGACATCGCCGATCGCGTTGCCGTGATGTACCGCGGCGAACTCGTCGAGGACGGCACGGTGATGCAGGTACTGCGTGCTCCGAGTGCCGACTACACGAAGCGCCTGCTGAGTGCCGTGCCGCGGCTGCCCGAGCCGGGCGAGTTCGCTCCACTCGCGGGCCGACCGCCGGCATCCGAGGGAGTTCCGGTGCTGTCGCTGCGCGATGCCAGCGTGACCTACCGGAAGGCGGGCAAGACCTTCACCGCACTCGACGCCGTGACGGTCGACATCGGGGCGGGAGAGATCCTGGGACTCGTCGGCGAATCGGGCTCCGGTAAATCTACGCTGGGTCGTGTCGCGCTGGGGCTCACCCCGATGACCGGCGACGTTCACCTGTTCGGGCAGAAGATCGGGAAGGGCGGCCTGCGCGGACGGGCGGAGCGTCGTCTGCGAGGACGCGTGGGGGCGATCTTCCAGGACCCCGGCTCGAGCCTGGATCCACGCACGACCGTCGGCGATTCCATCGCCGAGCCGCTGATCGTCCAGCGCACGCTGACCCCGATGTCTGCGCGCGATCGGTCCGCCCGGGTCCGGGAGCTGCTGGAAGCCGTGGAACTGCCCGCTTCCTACCAGACCCGTTTCCCGCACGAGCTGTCCGGCGGACAGCGCCAGCGCATCGGGTTGGCGCGTGCCATCGCGTTGGAACCGGAACTGATCATCGCCGACGAGCCCACCTCGGCGCTGGACGTCTCGGTGCAGGCCGCCGTGCTGAAGGTGCTGCGCGATCTGCAGGCGCGGATGAACTTCGCCTGCCTGTTCATCAGCCACGATCTTGCGGTGGTGCATGAGTTCTCTCATCGCGTTGCCGTGATGAGCGCCGGGTCGATCGTCGAGATCGGCGACACCGACGCCGTGCTGCTGCATCCGCAGCACCCCTACTCTCGACGACTGCTCGCCTCGGTGCCGATACCGGACCCCGTATCGCAGCGCGAACGACGCATCGCACGTCTGGCATCGGAGAGTGCGGCGTGA
- a CDS encoding ABC transporter permease, whose translation MTTTSVPITVSVSVSPRRRGWRRFLQNKLSLFGLVTIAFFLLFCFLGPLLYPTDQVHTDLTQVMLPPGTPGHPLGTDDVGYDVLGRLMVAGQVSILIGLAAGVLATVIGTLWGAIAGYVGGSVDAVMMRIVDAGIAIPATFLLLILSAIMRPSVPLMILVIGFVSWLVPARLVRAESISLKSREYVLAMRAMGGTHGRAVIKHIVPNTVGTIVVNATFQVADAILLVAYISFLGMGLQKPATDWGAMLTGGMTYTYAGAWWLIFPAGICIVLTVCAFNSIGDGLRDFFDVKGRDR comes from the coding sequence ATGACGACCACATCCGTTCCCATCACCGTCTCCGTCTCGGTATCGCCGAGGAGACGGGGCTGGCGCCGCTTCCTGCAGAACAAGCTCTCGCTGTTCGGCCTCGTGACGATCGCGTTCTTCCTGCTGTTCTGCTTCCTCGGGCCTCTTCTCTACCCGACCGACCAGGTGCACACCGATCTGACCCAGGTGATGCTGCCGCCCGGCACTCCCGGTCACCCGCTCGGCACCGACGACGTCGGCTACGACGTGCTCGGCCGGCTCATGGTCGCCGGACAGGTCTCCATCCTGATCGGGCTGGCCGCCGGTGTGCTCGCCACGGTCATCGGAACGCTGTGGGGAGCGATCGCCGGCTACGTCGGCGGCAGCGTGGATGCGGTCATGATGCGGATCGTGGATGCCGGTATCGCGATCCCCGCCACTTTCCTGCTGCTGATCCTCTCCGCGATCATGCGACCGAGCGTTCCGCTCATGATCCTGGTCATCGGTTTCGTCTCCTGGCTCGTGCCGGCTCGTCTGGTTCGCGCGGAATCCATCTCGCTGAAGTCGCGGGAGTACGTGCTGGCCATGCGGGCCATGGGCGGCACACACGGACGTGCGGTGATCAAGCACATCGTGCCCAACACGGTCGGGACGATCGTGGTGAACGCCACCTTCCAGGTCGCCGACGCGATCCTGCTGGTCGCCTACATCTCGTTCCTCGGGATGGGGTTGCAGAAGCCCGCAACGGACTGGGGCGCGATGCTGACCGGAGGCATGACCTACACCTATGCCGGCGCATGGTGGCTCATCTTCCCGGCGGGTATCTGCATCGTGCTCACCGTCTGCGCGTTCAACAGCATCGGCGACGGTCTGCGCGACTTCTTCGATGTGAAGGGACGCGACCGATGA
- a CDS encoding ABC transporter permease, whose protein sequence is MVTAARSATTSNRFGILRFLSRRIAQGVVVILIVTLIVFALLHLAMPYGPAQGILGMQATQPQIDAFNREHGFDRPLWQQYFTFLSQIAVGDLGDSFKLNRPVADAIGQRLPKTLVLALISMVVALIIAIPMGIYQAVRRGKTGDYLFTTFNFVIYSTPSFFLGLVLVIVFAQTLHWVPALAPQGDTVADVLSNPMGLVLPVATAALGIIATLSRYMRSATIDNLSEDYVRTARAKGTPMPVVVRRHVVRNSLTPVIAMLGYYLPVMFGGMIVIESLFNYPGMGLLFWTSAQTGDYPVLLGCVLVIALATIVGSLLADLVQALLDPRTRGDLS, encoded by the coding sequence ATGGTGACAGCGGCGCGAAGCGCGACGACGAGCAACAGGTTCGGGATACTGCGATTCCTCTCCCGGCGTATCGCCCAGGGCGTGGTCGTGATCCTGATCGTGACTCTGATCGTCTTCGCGCTGCTGCACCTGGCCATGCCGTACGGGCCCGCACAGGGCATCCTCGGCATGCAGGCCACGCAGCCGCAGATCGATGCGTTCAACCGAGAGCACGGCTTCGATCGCCCGCTGTGGCAGCAGTACTTCACGTTCCTCTCGCAGATCGCCGTCGGCGACCTGGGCGATTCGTTCAAGCTGAATCGCCCGGTCGCCGACGCGATCGGCCAACGGCTGCCCAAGACGTTGGTGCTCGCGCTCATCTCCATGGTGGTCGCCCTGATCATCGCCATCCCGATGGGCATCTACCAGGCGGTTCGTCGCGGCAAGACCGGCGACTACCTGTTCACGACCTTCAACTTCGTGATCTACTCGACGCCGTCCTTCTTCCTCGGCCTCGTGCTCGTGATCGTGTTCGCACAGACACTGCACTGGGTCCCTGCCCTCGCCCCGCAGGGCGACACCGTCGCGGACGTCCTGTCCAATCCGATGGGACTCGTGCTCCCGGTCGCCACGGCGGCCCTGGGCATCATCGCGACGTTGTCGCGCTACATGCGCTCTGCGACGATCGACAACCTCTCCGAGGACTACGTGCGCACCGCCCGAGCGAAGGGCACCCCCATGCCGGTCGTCGTGCGACGGCACGTCGTGCGCAACTCGCTCACCCCTGTCATCGCGATGCTCGGCTACTACCTGCCCGTGATGTTCGGCGGGATGATCGTGATCGAGTCCCTGTTCAACTACCCGGGAATGGGTCTGCTCTTCTGGACCAGTGCCCAAACCGGTGACTACCCGGTGCTACTGGGGTGCGTGCTGGTGATCGCCCTGGCCACCATCGTGGGCTCGTTGCTCGCCGACCTGGTTCAGGCGCTGCTCGACCCCCGCACCCGAGGGGATCTGTCATGA
- a CDS encoding peptide ABC transporter substrate-binding protein: MRTTVMRRMLVPFGIVAAAALVMTGCAGSDGATGDGSEKDTVSYALPAGTGPNWILPISSPDTMATHNSAIKATMWPRLFEYNGTSGTMEWDQKASAAESYEFSEDHRSITITLADLDWSDGTPVSSRDVEFWYNLVRFNSEKTGGYSAGRIPDNITAFDIVDEKTFTLTFDAVYNEEFLLANQLSLVYPMPQHAWDKTSADGEIGDFDSEEATAVQVFDYLFTEAKDMKTYATNELWKTVSGPYTVKSWSDSGQVELTANEKYTGEDKPSIKNVTFLPFTSADAEMNVVRSGEVDYGYVTSAQLTNEAQFTDLGYRVEPWAGWSITYMPYNFANPEMGPVFDQLYIRQALQHAVDQETISEVVWHKAATPDYGPVPQTQDSAYLSPEQKDNPYPFDLDAAAGLLADHGWTAGSDGNLTCTNPGTGADQCGEGIAQGKALEIVVTTQNGSQETDNMMSEIQSSLSKIGVKMTVDAKPLDSVLTEAQSCKTEGSTTCTWELVFFGTAGSWYFPAYPTGERVFAKDTKWNAGQYDNPEAESLINQMTTSTDTAIAQEYSALLAKDLPVMWMPNPVYQVSVIKDGLNVGAQDPGASFFPQRWSWTD, from the coding sequence ATGCGTACTACTGTCATGCGACGCATGCTCGTTCCCTTCGGGATCGTTGCCGCGGCTGCACTGGTCATGACCGGCTGTGCCGGTTCGGACGGTGCAACCGGAGACGGTTCCGAAAAGGACACCGTCAGTTACGCCCTGCCGGCCGGCACGGGCCCCAACTGGATCCTGCCGATCTCCAGCCCCGACACGATGGCCACGCACAACAGTGCGATCAAGGCGACCATGTGGCCGCGGTTGTTCGAGTACAACGGCACGAGCGGGACGATGGAATGGGATCAGAAGGCTTCGGCCGCTGAGAGCTACGAGTTCTCGGAGGACCACCGCTCGATCACGATCACGCTCGCAGACCTGGACTGGTCGGACGGCACGCCCGTCTCGTCGCGCGACGTCGAGTTCTGGTACAACCTGGTGCGCTTCAACTCGGAGAAGACCGGCGGGTACTCGGCCGGCCGCATCCCCGACAACATCACAGCCTTCGACATCGTCGACGAGAAGACCTTCACGTTGACCTTCGACGCGGTCTACAACGAGGAGTTCCTGCTGGCGAACCAGCTGAGCCTGGTCTACCCGATGCCGCAGCACGCGTGGGACAAGACCAGCGCCGACGGTGAGATCGGTGACTTCGACAGCGAAGAGGCCACGGCGGTCCAGGTCTTCGACTACCTCTTCACCGAAGCGAAGGACATGAAGACCTACGCGACGAACGAGCTGTGGAAGACGGTTTCGGGCCCGTACACGGTCAAGAGCTGGTCGGATTCCGGCCAGGTCGAGCTCACGGCGAACGAGAAGTACACCGGCGAAGACAAGCCGTCGATCAAGAACGTCACGTTCCTCCCGTTCACGTCTGCGGATGCCGAGATGAACGTCGTCCGCTCGGGCGAAGTCGACTACGGCTATGTCACCAGTGCACAGCTCACGAACGAGGCGCAGTTCACGGACCTCGGGTACCGCGTGGAGCCGTGGGCCGGATGGTCGATCACCTACATGCCGTACAACTTCGCGAACCCGGAGATGGGGCCGGTGTTCGACCAGCTCTACATCCGGCAGGCGCTGCAGCACGCTGTCGACCAGGAGACGATCTCCGAGGTCGTCTGGCACAAGGCCGCCACTCCCGACTACGGCCCCGTTCCGCAGACGCAGGACAGCGCCTACCTGTCGCCGGAGCAGAAGGACAACCCGTACCCGTTCGACCTCGACGCCGCAGCCGGCCTGCTCGCCGACCATGGGTGGACAGCCGGCTCGGACGGCAACCTGACGTGCACGAACCCGGGCACGGGCGCCGACCAGTGCGGTGAAGGCATCGCTCAGGGCAAAGCTCTCGAGATCGTCGTGACGACGCAGAACGGCTCGCAGGAGACCGACAACATGATGAGCGAGATCCAGTCCTCGCTGTCGAAGATCGGCGTGAAGATGACGGTCGACGCGAAGCCGCTGGACTCCGTCCTCACCGAAGCGCAATCCTGCAAGACCGAGGGGTCGACGACCTGCACGTGGGAGCTCGTCTTCTTCGGCACCGCGGGCTCGTGGTACTTCCCGGCCTACCCGACCGGTGAGCGCGTGTTCGCGAAGGATACGAAGTGGAACGCGGGGCAGTACGACAACCCGGAGGCCGAGAGCCTCATCAACCAGATGACGACCTCGACCGACACGGCTATCGCGCAGGAGTACTCGGCGCTGCTCGCGAAGGATCTGCCCGTCATGTGGATGCCGAACCCGGTCTACCAGGTCTCGGTCATCAAGGACGGCCTGAACGTCGGAGCGCAGGACCCGGGTGCGTCGTTCTTCCCGCAGCGCTGGTCGTGGACCGACTGA
- a CDS encoding M81 family metallopeptidase — protein sequence MTQRLPRIAIAGMAIESSTFSPHRAGARDFHRVEGDALVDRYATLRDGRSAGAAEWLPVYYARSIPGGAVLRDTYDEITGRILAGLRDLMAEGGLDGLFLDIHGAMSVDGMEDAEGDLITSIREIIGPDVLVSASMDLHGNVSDALVSQIDILTCFRLAPHEDNWETRDRAIDNLVDALRRGGRPRRAHVTVPILLPGEKTSTRVEPAKSLYARIDEIEKRPGIIDAAIWIGYAWADQPRCHGAIVVSGYDDTAIAAAAEELGHAFWDARDEFEFVGPPGTLAEGVDAGLAAVETPYFISDSGDNPGAGGTGDVTWTLAALLEDDRLTAEGAPTVLVASIFDDQAIAGLRNGVIGDQVTITAGARVDDGPHGPVAITGVLHSLHEGDPDAGGVAVIRIGGIHAIITEYRKAFHDVADFTSIGLDPLAAQIVVTKIGYLEPTLYEAQRGWTLALTPGGVDQALERLGHHRIRRPMFPFDAFDTAPDLTARLF from the coding sequence GTGACTCAGCGCCTTCCTCGCATCGCCATCGCCGGCATGGCCATCGAATCCAGCACCTTCTCGCCCCATCGCGCGGGGGCGCGGGACTTCCATCGGGTGGAGGGTGATGCTCTCGTGGACCGCTACGCGACGCTGCGTGACGGGCGGTCGGCAGGCGCGGCCGAGTGGCTTCCGGTCTACTACGCCCGCTCCATCCCCGGAGGCGCTGTTCTGCGCGATACCTACGACGAGATCACCGGGCGTATCCTCGCCGGGCTGCGTGACCTCATGGCGGAGGGCGGTCTCGACGGGCTGTTCCTCGACATCCACGGTGCGATGAGCGTCGACGGAATGGAGGATGCCGAAGGCGACCTCATCACGAGTATTCGCGAGATCATCGGCCCCGACGTCCTCGTATCCGCCTCGATGGATCTGCACGGCAATGTCTCGGACGCGCTCGTCTCGCAGATCGACATCCTCACCTGCTTCCGACTCGCGCCGCACGAGGACAACTGGGAGACGCGCGATCGCGCGATCGACAACCTCGTGGATGCCCTGCGCAGAGGCGGCAGGCCGCGACGTGCGCACGTCACCGTGCCGATCCTCCTGCCCGGCGAGAAGACGTCCACGAGAGTCGAGCCGGCGAAGAGTCTCTACGCCCGCATCGATGAGATCGAGAAGCGCCCCGGCATCATCGACGCGGCCATCTGGATCGGCTACGCCTGGGCCGATCAGCCGCGCTGTCACGGAGCGATCGTGGTGAGCGGCTACGACGACACGGCCATCGCGGCCGCCGCAGAGGAGCTCGGGCACGCGTTCTGGGATGCCCGCGACGAGTTCGAGTTCGTGGGACCTCCGGGGACACTCGCCGAGGGTGTGGACGCAGGTCTGGCCGCTGTCGAGACCCCCTACTTCATCAGTGATTCCGGCGACAATCCCGGCGCCGGTGGCACCGGGGATGTCACCTGGACTCTCGCAGCGCTGCTCGAGGATGACCGGCTCACCGCAGAGGGGGCGCCGACGGTGCTCGTGGCGTCGATCTTCGACGACCAGGCGATCGCCGGATTGCGCAATGGGGTGATCGGCGATCAAGTCACCATCACCGCCGGTGCCCGCGTGGACGACGGTCCCCACGGCCCGGTCGCCATCACGGGGGTGTTGCACTCGCTGCACGAAGGTGATCCCGACGCAGGAGGCGTCGCGGTCATCCGGATCGGCGGCATCCACGCGATCATCACGGAGTACCGCAAGGCGTTCCATGACGTCGCCGACTTCACGTCGATCGGACTCGACCCGCTCGCGGCGCAGATCGTCGTGACGAAGATCGGCTACCTGGAGCCCACTCTCTACGAGGCCCAGCGCGGGTGGACCCTCGCCCTGACCCCGGGGGGCGTCGACCAAGCGCTCGAGCGGCTGGGGCACCACCGCATCCGGCGCCCGATGTTCCCCTTCGATGCCTTCGACACGGCCCCGGACCTCACGGCCCGACTCTTCTGA
- a CDS encoding ROK family transcriptional regulator — MAISSTATAGELFCLVQSGRAASRADLARLTALSPSTVAMRVDELIEHGFLEESGRGESKGGRRPRMLVVREGGSVVAAADLGERHVTIVLMNRRGDIVADARLPLSLLSGPQVVIDTVWDAARELAGRMDPEPRIEGIAMSLPGPVDSRDGRLLAPMRMPGWNGVLVGDLLRTVTGLPSHVDNDANAMAMGEFVERGQSVNELVFVKAGSGIGCGIIADGRLYRGFRGVAGDISHVALTDAPPIICSCGRVGCLDVVASGSAIVESLREAGVEVSHLEDVLALASDAHPRATALLREAGQRTGEVLATIINFFNPQVLALGGQLATADAFVAGVRQAIYTLCLPMSTDLLEISVSAAGPLAGPRGVGSALLAQLLDPARIDEELEMLSSSIERSPAEFA; from the coding sequence GTGGCCATTTCGAGCACTGCGACCGCGGGCGAGCTGTTCTGCCTCGTCCAATCGGGACGAGCCGCGTCGCGGGCGGACCTTGCGCGGTTGACGGCCCTGAGCCCGTCCACCGTCGCGATGCGCGTCGATGAGCTCATCGAGCACGGCTTCCTCGAGGAATCGGGCCGTGGCGAGTCGAAGGGTGGCCGGCGGCCCCGCATGCTCGTGGTTCGGGAAGGCGGCAGCGTCGTTGCGGCAGCCGACTTGGGGGAGCGGCACGTCACGATCGTGCTGATGAACCGGCGCGGCGACATCGTCGCCGATGCGCGGCTGCCTCTTTCGCTGCTGAGCGGTCCGCAGGTCGTGATCGACACGGTGTGGGATGCGGCGCGCGAGCTGGCCGGGCGGATGGACCCCGAGCCGCGGATCGAGGGCATCGCGATGAGCCTCCCCGGCCCTGTCGACTCACGCGACGGGCGGCTCCTCGCGCCCATGCGGATGCCGGGGTGGAACGGAGTGCTCGTCGGCGACCTGCTGCGGACGGTGACAGGGCTTCCGTCGCACGTCGACAACGACGCGAATGCGATGGCGATGGGCGAGTTCGTCGAGCGCGGGCAGTCGGTGAACGAATTGGTCTTCGTGAAGGCGGGCAGCGGCATCGGGTGCGGAATCATCGCGGACGGCCGGCTCTATCGCGGGTTTCGCGGTGTCGCGGGTGACATCAGTCACGTCGCTCTCACAGACGCACCGCCCATCATCTGCTCCTGCGGCCGCGTGGGGTGTCTGGATGTCGTCGCCAGCGGCTCTGCGATCGTCGAGTCGCTGCGGGAGGCGGGCGTGGAGGTCTCGCACCTCGAAGACGTGCTCGCGCTGGCGAGCGATGCCCACCCGCGGGCAACGGCACTGCTGCGCGAGGCCGGTCAGCGCACCGGCGAGGTTCTGGCCACGATCATCAATTTCTTCAACCCGCAGGTTCTCGCCCTCGGAGGGCAGCTCGCGACCGCCGATGCATTCGTCGCCGGTGTCCGTCAGGCGATCTACACGCTCTGCCTGCCGATGTCGACCGATCTGCTCGAGATCAGCGTGAGCGCGGCCGGTCCCCTCGCCGGTCCCCGCGGCGTCGGGAGTGCGCTGCTCGCGCAGCTTCTCGACCCTGCACGTATCGATGAGGAGCTGGAAATGCTTTCCTCCAGTATCGAACGAAGTCCTGCGGAATTTGCGTGA